The Polypterus senegalus isolate Bchr_013 chromosome 1, ASM1683550v1, whole genome shotgun sequence genome includes a window with the following:
- the map6d1 gene encoding microtubule-associated protein 6 homolog isoform X2, whose protein sequence is MCSFDMAWPCISRVCCLARFWNQFDKSDLSVPLTIQNYSEITDQDVRLTKLIPTEDPSDYRGPPADQDSGTRRLWKGRKDTSLKAREDHQSSGESFQSLTQYKQDFKAWPVTKREHFPWISNGGKKDGLSLPQLQSPGSRYSQLGSQRAEKVKQKAGGREEQEAGKTSSYRHDFQPWTGVKPSKSFKKKSAIVAPTSDGPKETSYRMAFGGDVFKQMKLLNVDDSNELGNKYERSVCRSKEETTGPLVKTNQTTNSSAVFQSGSRMYNI, encoded by the exons atgtgttctttCGATATGGCCTGGCCATGCATCAGTCGGGTCTGCTGTCTAGCTCGGTTCTGGAACCAATTCGACAAATCTGATTTATCCGTACCTTTGACCATACAGAACTACTCCGAAATTACAGACCAAGACGTTCGGCTTACTAAACTCATACCAACAGAGGATCCTTCCGATTACCGCGGACCGCCTGCTGACCAGGACTCGGGGACGAGGCGGTTGTGGAAGGGGAGGAAAGACACTAGTTTGAAAGCACGGGAGGATCACCAGTCCTCGGGCGAATCTTTTCAGAGCCTAACTCAGTACAAGCAGGATTTCAAAGCCTGGCCCGTCACGAAGAGGGAACATTTCCCATGGATCAGCAATGGCGGCAAAAAAGACGGACTCTCCCTCCCTCAGTTACAAAGTCCCGGTAGTCGGTACTCGCAGCTCGGGTCGCAGAGAGCTGAGAAAGTGAAGCAGAAAGCTGGCGGGAGAGAAGAGCAGGAGGCTGGCAAGACGAGCTCGTACAG GCATGATTTCCAGCCATGGACAGGTGTCAAACCatccaaatcatttaaaaagaagtCTGCGATTGTGGCACCTACTTCTGATGGTCCAAAAGAGACCAGTTATAGAATGGCTTTTGGTGGAGATGTGTTCAAACAAATGAAGTTGCTGAATGTGGATGACAGTAATGAACTGGGAAATAAATATGAGCGTTCAGTGTGTCGCAGCAAGGAAGAAACTACG